In Microbacterium binotii, one DNA window encodes the following:
- the dinB gene encoding DNA polymerase IV, with the protein MGRGDGSGRIVSPADADDTGAGILHVDMDAFYAAVAVLDDPSLAGKPLIIGSPEARSVVSSASYEARRYGVRSAMPVSQAMRLCPTAVIVPPRFDRYTALSAQVMDIFREFTPLVEPLSIDEAFLDVRGSRRLWGSPGTIARLLRARVRERTGLVCSVGAAATKHVAKMASTLSKPDGLLIIAAADTSAFLAPRPVRAMWGVGPRSAEVLEARGIRTIGDVLQTPRPVLEKVLGPAMGERVWRLARGEDAREVSVERVDKSIGHEETFHEDVDDDAVLRAEVRRLADRVGARLRAHDVEAATVAIKVRFADFRTLSRSVTLPEPTAVGQRIGDAALRLLAGIDRSLPVRLIGVRGENLRSSGTMATLWDDDAEWRRVEEALDDASSRFGRGAVTRAALLGAPRAGGSLPSHPRPPRSD; encoded by the coding sequence GATGCGTTCTACGCCGCGGTGGCCGTGCTCGACGATCCGTCGTTGGCGGGAAAGCCGCTCATCATCGGATCGCCCGAGGCGCGAAGCGTGGTCTCCAGCGCGTCGTACGAGGCGCGTCGCTACGGCGTGCGATCCGCGATGCCGGTGTCGCAGGCCATGCGTCTGTGCCCGACGGCCGTGATCGTGCCCCCGCGCTTCGACCGTTACACAGCGCTCTCGGCCCAGGTCATGGACATCTTCCGCGAGTTCACCCCGCTGGTCGAACCCCTGTCGATCGACGAGGCCTTCCTCGATGTGCGCGGTTCGCGCCGTCTCTGGGGGAGCCCAGGCACGATCGCGCGACTCCTGCGCGCCCGGGTGCGCGAGCGCACCGGTCTCGTGTGCAGCGTGGGCGCGGCGGCGACGAAGCACGTCGCGAAGATGGCGTCGACGCTCAGCAAGCCCGACGGGCTGCTCATCATCGCAGCGGCCGATACCTCGGCGTTTCTCGCGCCCCGACCGGTTCGTGCGATGTGGGGCGTGGGGCCGCGGTCCGCAGAGGTCCTCGAAGCCCGCGGCATCCGCACGATCGGCGACGTCCTGCAGACGCCTCGGCCGGTGCTCGAGAAAGTGCTCGGTCCTGCCATGGGGGAGCGCGTCTGGCGTCTGGCGCGCGGGGAGGACGCGCGTGAGGTGTCCGTCGAGAGGGTCGACAAGAGCATCGGGCACGAGGAGACCTTCCACGAGGACGTCGACGACGACGCGGTGCTCCGCGCCGAGGTGCGGCGTCTCGCCGACCGGGTGGGCGCGCGACTTCGGGCGCACGATGTCGAGGCAGCGACGGTGGCGATCAAGGTCCGTTTCGCGGACTTCCGCACCCTGTCCCGGTCGGTGACGCTGCCCGAGCCCACCGCCGTGGGGCAGCGGATCGGCGACGCCGCGCTGCGCCTGCTTGCGGGAATCGACCGGTCGCTCCCTGTGCGGCTCATCGGGGTGCGGGGCGAGAACCTGCGCTCGTCGGGCACGATGGCGACCCTCTGGGATGACGACGCCGAGTGGCGACGCGTCGAAGAAGCCCTCGATGACGCGTCGAGCCGCTTCGGTCGCGGAGCGGTCACCCGCGCGGCGCTGCTCGGTGCGCCGCGCGCAGGCGGATCGCTGCCCTCGCATCCCCGTCCACCCCGTTCCGACTGA
- a CDS encoding DUF2017 family protein: MSDTVTLSFTRVEAVHLRGLVGQFVDLLADADAASDPAVARLTPSAYPEDAASADQFHAATRADLLRRRSAEAGTVLADLASAGELDPSDDDAFDEALAQMDITLEPRQVAAWMRTLNAVRLVLAARLGIDDEDDHPADDPRFGVYEWLGYRLELLIGATEDP, encoded by the coding sequence ATGAGCGACACGGTCACTCTCTCCTTCACGCGCGTCGAGGCCGTCCACCTCCGGGGTCTCGTCGGACAGTTCGTCGATCTGCTCGCGGACGCGGATGCCGCATCCGACCCGGCTGTGGCGCGCCTGACTCCCTCGGCCTATCCCGAGGACGCGGCGTCGGCGGATCAGTTCCACGCCGCGACCCGCGCTGACCTCCTGCGCCGTCGGAGTGCCGAGGCGGGCACCGTCCTCGCGGATCTCGCAAGCGCGGGAGAACTGGACCCGTCCGACGACGACGCCTTCGACGAGGCGCTCGCACAGATGGATATCACGCTCGAGCCGCGCCAGGTGGCGGCATGGATGCGGACACTCAATGCCGTCCGGCTCGTCCTGGCCGCACGGCTGGGCATAGACGACGAGGACGATCACCCGGCGGACGATCCCCGCTTCGGCGTGTACGAGTGGCTCGGCTATCGGCTCGAGCTGTTGATCGGTGCCACCGAAGACCCGTGA
- the clpS gene encoding ATP-dependent Clp protease adapter ClpS: MGMMAALASPDIDERVDLGTVDALDPHWQTVVWNDPVNLMSYVVRVFREYFGFSREEATRRMMAVHNDGHAVVAEGMREQMELHAQAMHDYGLWATVRRAPGA; the protein is encoded by the coding sequence ATGGGCATGATGGCCGCGCTCGCGAGTCCCGACATCGACGAACGGGTCGATCTCGGCACGGTCGACGCCCTCGACCCGCACTGGCAGACCGTCGTGTGGAACGACCCCGTCAACCTGATGAGCTACGTCGTCCGCGTCTTCCGCGAGTACTTCGGCTTCTCCCGGGAGGAGGCCACCCGGCGCATGATGGCGGTACACAACGACGGGCACGCGGTCGTGGCGGAGGGGATGCGGGAGCAGATGGAACTGCACGCGCAGGCGATGCACGACTACGGACTCTGGGCCACCGTCCGACGGGCGCCCGGCGCATGA
- a CDS encoding metallopeptidase family protein produces MLEMDHESFERLVVDELDRLPDDMVDGLDNVVFVVEDRSDDDQGELFGLYDGWALTERDRYGVGELPDRIVVYREPHLNACADEQELRDEVHTTLVHEIAHFYGIDDARLHELGWA; encoded by the coding sequence ATGCTTGAGATGGATCACGAGAGCTTCGAACGCCTCGTCGTCGACGAACTCGATCGCCTCCCCGACGACATGGTCGACGGTCTCGACAATGTCGTGTTCGTGGTCGAAGACCGCTCGGACGACGATCAGGGCGAGCTGTTCGGTCTGTATGACGGGTGGGCACTCACTGAGCGCGATCGCTATGGCGTCGGCGAGCTTCCGGATCGGATCGTGGTGTACCGCGAACCCCACCTGAACGCCTGCGCCGACGAACAGGAACTCCGCGACGAGGTGCACACGACGCTCGTCCATGAGATCGCGCACTTCTACGGCATCGATGACGCGCGCCTGCACGAGCTGGGATGGGCATGA
- the orn gene encoding oligoribonuclease, with the protein MSTTDGDRLVWIDCEMTGLDPQIDELVEIAIVVTDFELNVLDEGFQIVIRPDASALANMNDFVTEMHRSSGLLEEIPSGVSVAEAEFQALEYVQRFAPIEGKAPLAGNTIGTDRAFLARYMPRLDRWLHYRNVDVSSIKELSRRWYPRVYFNAPAKNGGHRALADIRESIRELAYYREAVFVSQPGPSSDDAKSVAANVVSSFAPEV; encoded by the coding sequence GTGAGTACGACCGATGGCGACCGGCTGGTGTGGATCGACTGCGAGATGACGGGTCTCGATCCGCAGATCGACGAGCTCGTCGAGATCGCGATCGTCGTGACGGACTTCGAGCTGAACGTCCTCGACGAGGGTTTCCAGATCGTCATCCGTCCGGATGCCTCCGCACTGGCGAACATGAACGATTTCGTCACCGAGATGCACCGCTCGTCCGGACTTCTCGAGGAGATCCCCTCCGGTGTGAGCGTCGCCGAGGCCGAGTTCCAGGCGCTCGAGTACGTGCAGCGCTTCGCGCCGATCGAGGGCAAGGCGCCGCTGGCGGGCAACACGATCGGCACGGACCGCGCCTTCCTCGCCCGCTACATGCCCCGACTCGACCGGTGGCTGCACTACCGCAACGTCGACGTCTCGAGCATCAAGGAGCTCTCGCGCCGCTGGTATCCGCGGGTCTACTTCAACGCACCCGCCAAGAACGGCGGCCACCGGGCCCTCGCCGACATCCGCGAATCCATCCGCGAGCTGGCCTATTACCGCGAAGCCGTGTTCGTGTCGCAGCCCGGTCCGTCCAGCGACGACGCGAAGTCCGTCGCAGCGAACGTCGTGTCATCATTTGCCCCCGAGGTGTGA